The following coding sequences lie in one Rhizobium rhododendri genomic window:
- a CDS encoding helix-turn-helix domain-containing protein, with protein MSIDPLVPVSLPAIIPLPTVLSGTALVPVRRGFLSVDATCGIVNRMAGEMSALVSERTLHRRDRRRTMWHIRQISMYVCHVALQIPIADIADAFGRDRSTVAYSLRIVEGRRDDQAYDAFVESVERLAGSVFAASEAAADEH; from the coding sequence ATGTCCATCGATCCCCTCGTTCCCGTCTCTCTTCCTGCGATCATTCCGCTGCCAACGGTGCTGTCGGGCACGGCGCTCGTGCCCGTTCGCCGCGGCTTTCTCTCGGTCGACGCCACCTGCGGTATCGTCAACCGTATGGCCGGCGAGATGTCGGCGCTGGTCAGCGAGCGCACTCTGCACCGGCGAGACCGGCGCCGGACGATGTGGCATATCCGCCAGATCTCCATGTATGTCTGCCACGTCGCGCTGCAGATCCCCATCGCCGATATCGCCGACGCCTTCGGGCGCGACCGCAGCACAGTGGCCTATTCCCTGAGGATCGTGGAGGGCAGGCGCGACGACCAGGCCTATGACGCTTTCGTCGAGTCCGTCGAACGTCTGGCCGGCTCGGTGTTTGCAGCTTCGGAGGCGGCTGCAGATGAGCACTAG
- a CDS encoding GNAT family N-acetyltransferase, with the protein MTAPILLRDAVDADLASIRDIYNHAVEHSTAIWNEVLVDVDNRRQWWNARVAKGYPVLVAIVAGKVAGYASYGDWRAFDGYRHTVEHSVYVDREARGAGIGEQLMRALIERAAAGNVHVMIAGIEAENAASIRLHEKLGFRVVGTFSEVGIKFGRWLDLTCMELRILS; encoded by the coding sequence GTGACCGCCCCCATCCTTTTGCGCGATGCCGTCGACGCCGATCTGGCCTCAATCCGCGACATCTACAACCACGCCGTCGAGCATAGCACGGCGATCTGGAACGAGGTGCTGGTCGATGTCGACAACCGCCGCCAGTGGTGGAACGCACGCGTCGCCAAGGGCTATCCGGTGCTGGTCGCGATTGTCGCCGGCAAGGTCGCCGGCTACGCGTCATACGGTGACTGGCGCGCCTTCGACGGTTACCGCCACACCGTCGAGCATTCGGTCTATGTCGACCGGGAGGCGCGTGGCGCGGGGATCGGCGAGCAACTGATGCGAGCCCTGATCGAGCGAGCCGCTGCCGGCAATGTCCATGTCATGATCGCTGGCATCGAGGCCGAGAATGCAGCGTCCATCCGCCTGCACGAAAAACTCGGATTTCGCGTCGTCGGGACGTTTTCGGAAGTCGGCATCAAGTTCGGTCGTTGGCTCGATCTGACCTGCATGGAGTTGCGGATACTGTCCTGA
- a CDS encoding MucR family transcriptional regulator: MTDAVLGAGADLLVELTADIVAAYVSNHVVPVSDLAHLISDVHSALSGTSAPVAAVAVVEKQKPAVSVRKSVQDDQITCLECGGSFKSLKRHLMTHHSLSPEDYREKWDLQADYPMVAPAYAEARSRLAKEMGLGQRRKRAR, encoded by the coding sequence ATGACAGACGCGGTTCTTGGTGCCGGCGCTGACTTGCTGGTTGAACTGACGGCCGACATCGTGGCCGCCTACGTGAGCAATCACGTTGTTCCCGTAAGCGACCTCGCACACCTGATTTCCGACGTGCATTCCGCGCTCAGCGGCACCTCGGCACCGGTCGCCGCCGTGGCTGTTGTTGAAAAGCAGAAGCCTGCCGTCTCCGTACGCAAGTCCGTACAGGACGACCAGATCACTTGCCTGGAATGCGGCGGCAGTTTCAAGTCGCTGAAGCGCCACCTGATGACGCATCATTCCCTGTCGCCGGAAGATTATCGCGAAAAGTGGGACCTGCAGGCGGACTACCCCATGGTCGCGCCAGCCTATGCCGAAGCGCGTTCGCGCCTCGCCAAGGAAATGGGTCTCGGCCAGCGCCGCAAGCGCGCCCGCTGA
- the trhA gene encoding PAQR family membrane homeostasis protein TrhA — MWRSGGEIAAAWIYGLGLVLTLTMSFSYNIWPVSPTKWILRRFDHSAIFVLIAATYTPFLERGSGDPLLLSTLIALWVFAAIGIVLKCGFPGRYDRLAILLYLAMGWSGVLVAGPVAARIPSVSMLLIVVGGVVYSLGVIFHVWEKLRFQNAIWHAFVLTAAGIHYAAVMTCFTLSPPASL; from the coding sequence ATGTGGCGATCCGGGGGCGAAATCGCCGCTGCCTGGATCTATGGCCTCGGCCTCGTGCTGACGCTCACCATGTCGTTTTCCTACAACATCTGGCCGGTCTCGCCGACCAAGTGGATCCTGCGGCGGTTCGATCATTCGGCAATCTTCGTGCTGATCGCTGCCACCTATACGCCGTTTCTCGAGCGCGGATCCGGCGATCCGCTGCTGCTGTCGACTTTGATCGCCCTGTGGGTGTTCGCTGCGATCGGCATCGTGCTGAAATGCGGATTTCCCGGTCGCTACGACAGGCTGGCGATCCTGCTCTATCTCGCCATGGGCTGGAGCGGCGTGCTGGTGGCAGGACCTGTGGCAGCCCGGATCCCGTCCGTCTCGATGCTGCTGATCGTCGTCGGCGGTGTCGTCTATTCGCTGGGCGTGATCTTTCACGTCTGGGAAAAGCTGCGGTTCCAGAACGCCATATGGCACGCTTTCGTGCTGACGGCCGCCGGCATCCACTATGCGGCGGTCATGACCTGCTTCACCCTGTCGCCGCCAGCGAGCCTTTGA
- a CDS encoding YkgJ family cysteine cluster protein, giving the protein MDHDEARLRIMEDIATVGELTRMVTQRYDAMFAEFYAVLLETLDSASDMADAALTAMSVADAAVDTVRSNFAGQPHFACSKGCSPCCHLFVAVPPGVAEVIAAHVESNFTVIEREKLVLRLEAKVAADAASPTPQLLRTPCALLDDGGSCTVYAVRPLSCRSFTSTSLPRCQQVVFGDNPDGGGVDQNPARYRLYEFATRALEETARRRGLPGQQQGLSAALLQQLAG; this is encoded by the coding sequence ATGGATCACGACGAGGCCCGGCTGCGCATCATGGAGGATATCGCCACCGTCGGCGAGCTGACGCGGATGGTGACGCAGCGCTACGATGCGATGTTCGCGGAGTTCTACGCGGTGCTCCTTGAGACGCTCGACAGCGCCTCCGACATGGCCGATGCGGCGTTGACCGCCATGTCGGTGGCGGACGCTGCTGTCGACACCGTTCGGAGCAATTTCGCCGGCCAGCCGCACTTTGCCTGTTCGAAAGGATGCAGCCCCTGCTGTCACCTGTTCGTCGCGGTGCCGCCCGGCGTGGCCGAGGTGATCGCTGCTCATGTCGAGAGTAACTTCACGGTCATCGAGCGCGAAAAGCTGGTTTTGCGGCTGGAGGCGAAAGTTGCAGCCGATGCGGCCTCGCCGACACCGCAGCTGTTGCGGACGCCCTGTGCACTGCTCGACGACGGCGGCAGTTGCACGGTCTATGCGGTTCGCCCGCTTTCCTGTCGAAGCTTCACCTCGACCTCCCTGCCGCGCTGCCAGCAAGTAGTGTTCGGGGACAACCCGGATGGCGGCGGTGTCGATCAAAACCCGGCGCGCTACCGTCTCTATGAATTCGCGACAAGGGCGCTGGAAGAAACGGCCCGGCGCCGCGGATTGCCCGGCCAGCAACAGGGGCTCTCGGCAGCCCTGCTGCAGCAGCTGGCCGGCTGA
- a CDS encoding DUF6456 domain-containing protein, with protein MIPEPGGVVLQSVDGRRQFSATGLIDWAMAAGLVTDSPSTPPLSAADAPAGPLETAKYLMLLPPARSFLRRAAADTEEEFLAQHAEIVSTTAEVDGARQRVRFDQAESPLAALSRLKDRNGAPFLPEAALAAGEKLASDFNRGQLQPRVTASWEPRLATSAKGGRGGMADVADSAMAARLAVNRAIAAMGPELSGVALDICCFTKGLTTVERERQWPARSAKLMLRTALLTLSRHYTPPRSQKNSTTQHWGAEGYRPDLLKPARSLSRKSSFRLPLFCPGFAMSCPVSGVRGDSECLPLTFRSVK; from the coding sequence ATGATACCCGAGCCCGGCGGCGTGGTGCTCCAAAGTGTGGACGGACGCCGGCAGTTCAGCGCCACCGGGCTGATCGACTGGGCTATGGCTGCAGGCCTCGTCACCGACAGCCCCTCGACCCCACCATTATCGGCGGCTGACGCGCCAGCGGGGCCTTTGGAGACGGCCAAGTACCTGATGTTGTTGCCGCCGGCACGTAGCTTCCTGCGTCGCGCAGCCGCCGATACGGAAGAGGAGTTCCTGGCCCAGCACGCCGAAATCGTTTCCACGACTGCAGAGGTCGACGGCGCCAGGCAGAGAGTGCGTTTCGATCAGGCGGAATCGCCGCTTGCCGCGCTTTCCCGGTTAAAAGACCGCAATGGCGCGCCTTTCCTGCCGGAGGCGGCTCTCGCTGCCGGGGAAAAGCTTGCGTCCGATTTCAATCGTGGACAGTTGCAGCCGCGCGTCACTGCCTCGTGGGAGCCGCGCCTTGCGACTTCGGCCAAGGGCGGGCGCGGCGGCATGGCTGACGTCGCAGACAGCGCCATGGCGGCCCGTCTTGCCGTCAACCGCGCCATCGCCGCGATGGGTCCAGAACTCAGCGGTGTCGCGCTCGATATCTGCTGTTTCACGAAAGGCCTGACGACCGTCGAGCGCGAAAGGCAATGGCCTGCGCGCTCTGCCAAGCTGATGCTGCGTACCGCGCTGCTGACGCTTTCGCGACACTATACGCCACCTCGATCTCAGAAGAATTCCACCACGCAGCACTGGGGAGCGGAAGGATATCGACCGGATCTACTCAAGCCGGCCCGCTCGTTGAGCCGGAAATCGAGCTTTCGGCTTCCGCTTTTCTGTCCGGGATTCGCAATGTCATGTCCAGTTTCAGGCGTTCGAGGAGATAGCGAATGTCTCCCGTTGACTTTTCGTTCAGTGAAATGA